From one Tsukamurella tyrosinosolvens genomic stretch:
- a CDS encoding DUF3093 family protein produces MTAPVAPLYAERGLSRVWLLIVPVATVAMILTQWLLAGRTSEWWIWLLLGLATQGFVWLQVTAGRTHVSMAITPEELRCGEETIPVAEIARILPGKAPDHPRKAKPEDFPAWSSARAMGRLRTVPRRRYGMGIQLADGSTVQAWARNDYALRAALEPLLAARSGN; encoded by the coding sequence GTGACCGCGCCCGTGGCACCGCTCTACGCCGAGCGGGGGCTGTCGCGCGTCTGGCTGCTGATCGTGCCGGTCGCGACCGTGGCGATGATCCTCACCCAGTGGCTGCTCGCCGGCCGCACCTCCGAGTGGTGGATCTGGCTGCTGCTGGGCCTCGCCACGCAGGGCTTCGTGTGGCTGCAGGTCACGGCGGGCCGCACCCACGTCTCGATGGCGATCACGCCCGAGGAGCTGCGCTGCGGCGAGGAGACGATCCCCGTCGCCGAGATCGCGCGGATCCTGCCCGGCAAGGCCCCCGACCATCCGCGCAAGGCCAAGCCGGAGGACTTCCCGGCCTGGTCCAGCGCGCGGGCGATGGGGCGGCTGCGGACGGTGCCGAGGCGCCGGTACGGCATGGGCATCCAGCTCGCCGACGGCTCGACCGTGCAGGCCTGGGCGCGCAACGACTACGCGCTGCGCGCGGCCCTCGAGCCGCTGCTCGCGGCGCGATCCGGGAACTGA
- a CDS encoding FAD-dependent oxidoreductase encodes MPATDYDVLVIGSGFGGSVTALRLTEKGYRVGVLEAGRRFADEDFAKTSWDLRRFVWMPALGLYGIQRIHMLRDCLILAGAGVGGGSLNYANTLYKPPASFFADEQWAGITDWFDELSPFYDQGRRMLGVVQNPHMTPADEIVKQVADDMGAGETFIQTPVGVYFGEPGKTVPDPFFGGAGPDRTGCIECGECMTGCRHGAKNTLVKNYLGLAERAGAQVHPLTTVTDVQQRGDGTWEVSTVRSGAKLRKRRRTYTAQHVVFAAGTWGTQQLLHRLRDNGSLPGLSDRVGVLTRTNSESILSAVRMTVDKELDLTRGVAITSSFHPSGDTHVEPVRYGKGSNAMGMLQTLMTDGGGRTPRWLRFLGTVVRHPLAFLRVLLVGGWSERTIIALVMQNLDNSITTFTRRGLFGRKMSSRQGHGEPNPTWIPLGNEATRRIADKIGGAPAGTWGEVFNIPMTAHFLGGCAIGADRSTGVIDAYHRVHGYPTLSVVDGSAVSANLGVNPSLTITAQAERAAALWPNKGEVDQRAPQGEPYRRIAPVAPQHPVVPATAPGALRLPLYVV; translated from the coding sequence ATGCCTGCGACCGACTACGACGTCCTGGTGATCGGATCCGGCTTCGGCGGGTCCGTCACCGCCCTGCGCCTCACGGAGAAGGGCTACCGCGTGGGCGTCCTCGAGGCCGGCCGCCGGTTCGCCGACGAGGACTTCGCGAAGACCAGCTGGGACCTGCGGAGGTTCGTCTGGATGCCGGCGCTGGGCCTGTACGGCATCCAGCGCATCCACATGCTCCGCGACTGCCTCATCCTGGCCGGCGCGGGCGTGGGCGGCGGCTCGCTGAACTACGCCAACACGCTGTACAAGCCGCCGGCCTCGTTCTTCGCCGACGAGCAGTGGGCCGGCATCACCGACTGGTTCGACGAGCTCTCGCCGTTCTACGACCAGGGCCGCCGCATGCTGGGCGTCGTCCAGAACCCGCACATGACCCCGGCCGACGAGATCGTCAAGCAGGTCGCCGACGACATGGGCGCCGGCGAGACCTTCATCCAGACCCCGGTCGGCGTCTACTTCGGCGAGCCCGGGAAGACGGTGCCCGACCCCTTCTTCGGCGGCGCGGGCCCCGACCGCACCGGCTGCATCGAGTGCGGCGAGTGCATGACCGGCTGCCGCCACGGCGCGAAGAACACGCTGGTCAAGAACTACCTCGGGCTCGCGGAGCGGGCCGGGGCGCAGGTGCACCCGCTCACCACCGTGACCGACGTCCAGCAGCGCGGCGACGGCACCTGGGAGGTCTCGACGGTCCGCTCCGGCGCGAAGCTCCGCAAGCGCCGCCGCACCTATACCGCGCAGCACGTGGTGTTCGCCGCCGGCACCTGGGGCACGCAACAGCTGCTGCACCGGCTCCGGGACAACGGCTCGCTGCCGGGGCTGTCCGATCGGGTGGGTGTGCTCACCCGCACCAACTCCGAGTCGATCCTCTCCGCGGTGCGGATGACCGTCGACAAGGAGCTCGACCTCACCCGCGGCGTCGCGATCACGTCGTCGTTCCATCCGAGCGGCGACACCCACGTCGAGCCGGTGCGTTACGGCAAGGGCTCCAACGCGATGGGGATGCTGCAGACCCTGATGACCGACGGCGGCGGCCGCACCCCGCGCTGGCTGCGGTTCCTCGGCACCGTCGTGCGGCATCCGCTGGCCTTCCTGCGCGTGCTGCTCGTGGGCGGCTGGAGCGAGCGCACCATCATCGCCCTGGTCATGCAGAACCTCGACAACTCGATCACCACGTTCACCAGGCGCGGCCTGTTCGGCCGGAAGATGTCGAGCCGCCAGGGCCACGGCGAGCCGAACCCCACCTGGATCCCGCTGGGCAACGAGGCGACGCGGCGCATCGCCGACAAGATCGGCGGCGCCCCCGCGGGCACCTGGGGCGAGGTCTTCAACATCCCCATGACCGCGCATTTCCTGGGCGGCTGCGCGATCGGCGCGGACCGGTCCACCGGCGTCATCGACGCCTACCACCGCGTCCACGGCTACCCGACGCTCAGCGTGGTCGACGGCTCTGCCGTCTCCGCGAACCTCGGCGTGAACCCGTCGCTGACGATCACCGCGCAGGCGGAACGGGCCGCGGCGCTGTGGCCGAACAAGGGCGAGGTCGATCAGCGCGCCCCGCAGGGCGAGCCCTACCGCCGCATCGCCCCCGTCGCGCCGCAGCACCCGGTGGTGCCCGCCACGGCCCCGGGCGCCCTGCGCCTGCCGCTGTACGTGGTCTGA
- a CDS encoding TetR/AcrR family transcriptional regulator produces the protein MTQPNFQAEVRLLLRDRALDAARELVVAQGWDAVNMSLIAKRVGVSRTALYKELGAKQDLATALIQRDADRYLDAVTAAITAAGTTVAGLGAGARAALVHGADNTLLKSILAGVPGAGAELLPLLTTDPEPVLGRAIGAVRAALDARPDGAAVDDATVEVFVRLTVSHLLGPRGTVDEAAAQIERTAAALIG, from the coding sequence GTGACGCAGCCGAACTTCCAGGCCGAGGTGCGCCTGCTCCTGCGCGACCGGGCCCTCGACGCGGCCCGCGAGCTGGTCGTCGCGCAGGGCTGGGACGCGGTGAACATGTCGCTCATCGCCAAGCGCGTCGGCGTGAGCCGCACCGCGCTGTACAAGGAACTCGGCGCCAAGCAGGACCTCGCCACGGCGCTGATCCAGCGCGACGCGGACCGCTACCTCGACGCCGTGACCGCCGCGATCACGGCCGCCGGGACGACCGTCGCGGGACTCGGCGCGGGGGCGCGGGCCGCGCTCGTGCACGGCGCCGACAACACGCTGCTCAAGTCGATCCTGGCCGGCGTCCCCGGCGCGGGCGCCGAGCTACTGCCGCTCCTCACCACCGACCCGGAACCCGTGCTCGGCCGTGCCATCGGGGCGGTGCGCGCGGCGCTCGACGCCCGGCCGGACGGTGCCGCCGTCGACGACGCGACGGTCGAGGTCTTCGTGCGGCTCACCGTGAGTCACCTGCTGGGGCCGCGCGGCACCGTCGACGAGGCGGCGGCGCAGATCGAGCGCACGGCCGCCGCCCTCATCGGCTGA
- a CDS encoding NUDIX hydrolase → MPVPEYVRSIREKIGTDLLWLPGVAAVVVNEAGEVLLGRRADTGEWASIAGILEPGEQPAEAIVREIREEAGVDAEVLDLLAIRTDEPVHYPNGDVAQYLTLLFLCRYVAGEAHVADDESLEIAWFHPAALPTMSPRQTERVRRGLAALRGDTQPAWQ, encoded by the coding sequence GGCACCGACCTGCTGTGGCTGCCCGGTGTCGCCGCGGTGGTCGTCAACGAGGCCGGCGAGGTTCTGCTGGGCCGTCGCGCGGACACCGGCGAGTGGGCGTCGATCGCGGGGATCCTCGAGCCCGGTGAGCAGCCCGCCGAGGCCATCGTCCGCGAGATCCGTGAGGAGGCGGGCGTCGACGCGGAGGTTCTCGACCTGCTCGCGATCCGCACCGACGAGCCCGTCCACTACCCGAACGGCGATGTCGCGCAGTACCTCACGCTCCTGTTCCTGTGCCGCTACGTCGCCGGCGAGGCGCACGTCGCCGACGACGAGTCGCTCGAGATCGCGTGGTTCCACCCCGCGGCGCTGCCCACCATGTCGCCGCGGCAGACCGAGCGGGTGCGCCGCGGCCTCGCCGCCCTGCGCGGCGACACCCAACCCGCCTGGCAATAG
- a CDS encoding HAD family hydrolase has protein sequence MFLSDQASADEQRQSAAGEASADAAHSLLLEKEGREDGQVPPDLTAAAFFDVDNTMVQGASIVHFARGLAARNYFSYSDLASAVWAQAKFRLTGKENSEDVAAGREKALSFIAGRSTEELKAVGEEIYDEIIADKIWPGTRALAQMHLDAGQQVWLVTATPVELAQTIADRLGLTGALGTVAESQDGVFTGKLVGDILHGLGKAHAVRSLAIREGLNLKRCTAYSDSHNDVPMLSLVGTAVAINPDSDLRDVARVRGWEIRDYRTGRKAAKIGVPTAIGVGVAVGGAAALIKHFSDD, from the coding sequence GTGTTCTTGTCCGACCAGGCCAGCGCCGACGAACAACGGCAGAGCGCGGCGGGCGAGGCGAGCGCTGACGCCGCCCATTCGCTGCTGCTCGAGAAGGAGGGCCGCGAGGACGGCCAGGTGCCGCCGGACCTCACCGCCGCCGCCTTCTTCGACGTCGACAACACGATGGTGCAGGGCGCGTCGATCGTGCACTTCGCCCGCGGCCTCGCCGCGCGCAACTACTTCTCCTACTCCGACCTGGCCTCGGCCGTGTGGGCACAGGCCAAGTTCCGGCTCACGGGCAAGGAGAACAGCGAGGACGTCGCCGCCGGGCGCGAGAAGGCGCTGTCGTTCATCGCCGGCCGGTCCACCGAGGAACTCAAGGCCGTCGGCGAGGAGATCTACGACGAGATCATCGCCGACAAGATCTGGCCGGGCACGCGTGCGCTGGCGCAGATGCACCTCGACGCCGGCCAGCAGGTGTGGCTGGTGACCGCCACCCCCGTCGAGCTGGCGCAGACCATCGCCGACCGGCTCGGGCTCACCGGCGCGCTCGGCACCGTCGCGGAGTCGCAGGACGGGGTGTTCACCGGCAAGCTCGTCGGCGACATCCTGCACGGCCTGGGCAAGGCGCACGCCGTCCGGTCGCTGGCGATCCGCGAGGGCCTGAATCTCAAGCGCTGCACCGCCTACAGCGACTCGCACAACGACGTGCCGATGCTCTCCCTGGTGGGCACCGCCGTCGCCATCAACCCGGACTCCGACCTGCGCGACGTCGCGCGCGTGCGGGGCTGGGAGATCCGCGACTACCGCACCGGCCGCAAGGCCGCCAAGATCGGCGTCCCCACCGCCATCGGCGTCGGCGTCGCCGTCGGCGGCGCCGCCGCGCTGATCAAGCACTTCAGCGACGACTAG
- a CDS encoding uroporphyrinogen-III synthase: MSRTAQSAKADTAADTDTVSARVAAKTNKPARGRAVAPGRITFVGSGPGDPGLLTLRAEQTIAGARTVYTDPDVPQTVVDMVGTALPAEPVEADEDAADGTAAKGRKGEPAVRNPATVAPALGEPAEVAKTLLAQARHGLDVVRLVAGDPLSSDAVLAEVNAVARTQIAFEIVPGLAPATAVPTYAGMALGSAHTEADVRGEVDWAALAAAPSPLVLSATAEHLADTASALVENGLAPQTPVAVTAQGSTCKQKTVEATLATLNEAGAGLPGPLVVTVGKVVGQRNKLSWWESRALYGWTVLVPRTKDQAAEMSNRLRAHGSIPMEVPTIAVEPPRSPAQMERAVKGLVDGRYQWVVFTSTNAVRAVWEKFIEFGLDARAFSGVKIACVGEQTAAKVRAFGIEPELLPTGEQSSLGMLEVFPPFDDVFDPVNRVLLPRADIATETLAEGLRDRGWEIDDVTAYRTVRAAPPPASTREMIKSGDFDAVCFTSSSTVRNLVGIAGKPHARTIVACIGPKTAETAIEFGLRVDVQPETASVEDLVEALAAHASRLRAEGALPPPRKKPRRSRS; this comes from the coding sequence ATGAGCCGCACTGCACAGTCCGCGAAGGCCGACACGGCAGCCGACACCGACACGGTGTCCGCGCGCGTCGCCGCGAAGACGAACAAGCCCGCCCGGGGCCGGGCGGTGGCACCGGGCCGCATCACCTTCGTGGGATCCGGCCCGGGAGATCCGGGGCTCCTCACCCTGCGCGCAGAGCAGACTATCGCGGGCGCCCGGACGGTCTACACCGACCCCGACGTTCCGCAGACCGTCGTCGACATGGTGGGCACCGCGCTGCCGGCCGAGCCCGTCGAGGCCGACGAGGACGCCGCCGACGGCACCGCCGCCAAGGGCCGCAAGGGCGAGCCCGCCGTGCGCAACCCCGCCACCGTCGCGCCCGCGCTCGGCGAGCCCGCCGAGGTCGCCAAGACCCTGCTGGCGCAGGCCCGCCACGGCCTCGACGTCGTGCGCCTCGTCGCCGGTGACCCGCTGTCGTCCGACGCGGTGCTGGCCGAGGTCAACGCCGTCGCCCGCACGCAGATCGCCTTCGAGATCGTTCCGGGCCTGGCGCCCGCGACGGCCGTCCCCACCTACGCCGGCATGGCGCTGGGCTCGGCGCACACCGAGGCCGACGTGCGCGGCGAGGTCGACTGGGCGGCGCTGGCCGCGGCCCCGTCGCCCCTGGTCCTGAGCGCGACCGCCGAGCACCTCGCCGACACCGCCTCCGCGCTGGTCGAGAACGGCCTCGCGCCGCAGACCCCGGTGGCCGTGACCGCGCAGGGCTCGACCTGCAAGCAGAAGACCGTCGAGGCCACCCTGGCCACGCTGAACGAGGCCGGCGCGGGCCTGCCCGGCCCGCTCGTGGTCACCGTCGGCAAGGTCGTGGGCCAGCGGAACAAGCTCTCCTGGTGGGAGTCGCGCGCGCTGTACGGCTGGACCGTGCTCGTGCCCCGCACCAAGGACCAGGCCGCCGAGATGTCGAACCGGCTGCGCGCCCACGGGTCCATCCCGATGGAGGTCCCGACCATCGCCGTCGAGCCGCCCCGCAGCCCCGCGCAGATGGAGCGCGCGGTCAAGGGCCTCGTCGACGGCCGCTACCAGTGGGTGGTCTTCACCTCCACGAACGCCGTGCGCGCCGTGTGGGAGAAGTTCATCGAGTTCGGCCTGGACGCCCGCGCCTTCTCCGGCGTGAAGATCGCCTGCGTCGGCGAGCAGACCGCCGCCAAGGTCCGCGCCTTCGGCATCGAGCCGGAGCTGCTGCCCACGGGCGAGCAGTCCAGCCTGGGCATGCTCGAGGTCTTCCCGCCCTTCGACGACGTCTTCGACCCGGTCAACCGCGTCCTGCTGCCGCGCGCCGACATCGCCACCGAGACGCTCGCCGAGGGCCTGCGCGACCGTGGCTGGGAGATCGACGACGTGACCGCGTACCGCACGGTGCGCGCCGCGCCGCCGCCCGCCTCGACCCGCGAGATGATCAAGTCCGGCGACTTCGACGCGGTCTGCTTCACCTCCAGCTCGACGGTGCGCAACCTGGTCGGCATCGCCGGCAAGCCGCACGCCCGCACCATCGTCGCGTGCATCGGCCCGAAGACGGCCGAGACCGCGATCGAGTTCGGCCTGCGGGTGGACGTGCAGCCGGAGACCGCGTCGGTGGAGGACCTCGTCGAGGCCCTCGCCGCGCACGCCTCCCGGCTCCGCGCGGAGGGCGCGCTGCCCCCGCCGCGGAAGAAGCCGCGCCGCTCGCGCTCGTAG
- the hemC gene encoding hydroxymethylbilane synthase: MTTPSVPNPIRIGTRGSLLATTQAGTVRDALIAAGHPAELVIVTTPGDLSSDPVEKIGVGVFTSALRDALANDEVDVAVHSYKDLPTAPDDRLSMPAVPPREDSRDALVARDGLVLGELPAGSVVGTSSPRRATQLNALGLGLEIRPLRGNLDSRLRKVADGELDAIVVALAGLKRIGRHNEVTEALDPVQMLPAPAQGALAVECRRDDAELHSVLSGLDDPVTRAAVTAERALLAELEAGCTAPVGAIAEVVESLDDDGRIFEELSLRGIALAADGSDSVRASVVGPVGDAGALGIALARELLDLGARDLLA, encoded by the coding sequence GTGACCACGCCATCCGTTCCGAACCCCATCCGCATCGGCACCCGCGGCTCGCTGCTGGCGACCACGCAGGCCGGCACCGTGCGCGACGCGCTGATCGCGGCGGGGCACCCCGCCGAGCTGGTCATCGTGACCACGCCGGGCGACCTGAGCTCCGATCCGGTCGAGAAGATCGGCGTCGGCGTCTTCACCTCCGCGCTGCGCGACGCGCTCGCGAACGACGAGGTCGACGTGGCCGTGCACTCGTACAAGGACCTGCCCACCGCGCCCGACGACCGGCTCTCGATGCCCGCCGTGCCGCCCCGCGAGGACTCGCGCGACGCCCTCGTGGCGCGCGACGGCCTGGTCCTGGGGGAGCTGCCGGCGGGATCCGTGGTCGGTACCTCCAGCCCGCGGCGAGCCACACAGCTTAACGCACTGGGTCTTGGTTTGGAAATCCGCCCCCTACGAGGCAACCTTGACTCTCGGTTACGCAAAGTAGCGGACGGCGAACTCGACGCGATCGTGGTCGCCCTCGCCGGACTCAAGCGGATCGGTCGCCACAACGAGGTGACGGAGGCGCTGGATCCGGTGCAGATGCTGCCGGCGCCCGCACAGGGCGCACTCGCGGTGGAGTGCCGACGCGACGATGCGGAACTGCATTCCGTGCTCTCCGGCCTGGACGATCCGGTCACGCGCGCGGCGGTCACCGCCGAGCGCGCCCTCCTCGCCGAGCTGGAGGCCGGGTGTACCGCACCCGTCGGTGCGATCGCGGAAGTCGTCGAGTCCCTCGACGACGACGGTCGGATCTTCGAGGAGCTGTCGTTGCGCGGCATCGCGCTCGCGGCGGACGGCTCCGATTCGGTCCGCGCCTCCGTGGTCGGCCCGGTGGGCGACGCCGGCGCGCTGGGCATCGCGCTGGCACGGGAGCTGCTCGACCTGGGCGCACGCGACCTGCTCGCGTAG
- a CDS encoding glutamyl-tRNA reductase — protein sequence MSVLLFGASHRSAPVSVLEKLAITETDRPKVLAQLMESPHIDEVMVVTTCNRVEIYAVVEAFHPALEAVSDVLSARSGLTINELSKHAFVRYSEAAVQHLFSVASGLDSMVVGEQQILGQIRGAYAASDEHQVAGRVVHDLAQRALHVGKRVHTDTGIDKAGASVVSVALDRAQAILGAQGGSLQRAVVVGAGAMGGLGVAHLARAGAVDVTVANRTEDKAARLAQAALDAGVDGARSVAMDGLVAALAAADVLIACTGAVGSVVSLADVHSALAQRTVGTDLVVCDLGLPRDVDPAVAGLPGVAVIDIDALSREPGTQAAEEDAEKARRIVSDELAEYLSAQRSAEVTPTVTALRRRAAEVVEAELLRLDSRLPSLEGTDRDEVAQTVRRVVDKLLHAPTVRVKQLAATPGGDSYAEALRELFELKPGATGAVSATEGSDDRSV from the coding sequence GTGTCGGTTCTGCTGTTCGGCGCGTCGCACCGCAGCGCGCCGGTGTCGGTCCTCGAGAAACTGGCGATCACCGAGACCGATCGTCCCAAGGTGCTGGCGCAGCTCATGGAGTCGCCCCACATCGACGAGGTCATGGTCGTCACCACCTGCAACCGCGTCGAGATCTACGCCGTCGTCGAGGCCTTCCACCCCGCCCTGGAAGCCGTCTCCGACGTCCTGTCCGCCCGCTCCGGCCTCACCATCAACGAGCTCAGCAAGCACGCCTTCGTGCGCTACTCCGAGGCCGCCGTCCAGCACCTCTTCTCCGTGGCCTCGGGCCTCGATTCGATGGTCGTCGGCGAGCAGCAGATCCTCGGCCAGATCCGCGGCGCCTACGCCGCCTCCGACGAGCACCAGGTCGCGGGCCGCGTGGTCCACGACCTCGCGCAGCGCGCCCTGCACGTGGGCAAGCGCGTGCACACCGACACCGGCATCGACAAGGCCGGCGCCTCCGTCGTCTCCGTCGCCCTCGACCGCGCGCAGGCCATCCTCGGCGCGCAGGGCGGCTCGCTGCAGCGCGCCGTCGTCGTGGGCGCGGGCGCCATGGGCGGCCTCGGCGTCGCGCACCTGGCCCGCGCCGGCGCCGTCGACGTCACCGTCGCCAACCGCACCGAGGACAAGGCGGCGCGGCTCGCGCAGGCCGCCCTCGACGCCGGGGTCGACGGTGCGCGGTCCGTCGCCATGGACGGCCTCGTGGCCGCCCTCGCCGCCGCCGACGTGCTCATCGCCTGCACGGGCGCCGTGGGCAGCGTCGTGAGCCTCGCCGACGTGCACTCCGCGCTGGCGCAGCGCACCGTCGGCACCGATCTCGTGGTGTGCGACCTGGGCCTGCCCCGGGACGTGGACCCGGCCGTCGCCGGGCTGCCGGGCGTGGCCGTCATCGACATCGACGCGCTTTCCCGCGAGCCGGGTACGCAGGCCGCCGAGGAGGACGCCGAGAAGGCCCGCCGGATCGTCTCCGACGAGCTCGCCGAGTACCTCTCCGCGCAGCGCTCCGCCGAGGTCACCCCGACCGTGACGGCGCTCCGCCGCCGCGCCGCCGAGGTGGTGGAAGCCGAACTGCTGCGGCTGGATTCGCGCCTCCCGAGCCTGGAGGGCACGGACCGGGACGAGGTGGCGCAGACGGTGCGCCGCGTCGTCGACAAGCTCCTGCACGCCCCGACGGTGCGCGTCAAACAACTGGCCGCCACCCCGGGGGGCGACTCCTACGCGGAGGCGCTGCGCGAGCTCTTCGAACTCAAGCCGGGCGCCACGGGCGCCGTCTCCGCGACCGAAGGATCCGACGACCGAAGTGTCTGA
- the hemB gene encoding porphobilinogen synthase, whose product MSFPHVRPRRLRSTPAVRRLVAEVSVEPRQLVLPMFVRDGIDAPLPISSMPGVVQHTLDSLRAAAEEAVREGVGGIMLFGVPDDADKDAEGSASWNPDGVLNRGLRALRDDLGDATVIMADTCLDEFTSHGHCGVLDGAGRVDNDATLERYALMGVAQADAGAHMLGPSGMMDGQIGVLRSALDSAGHQDVSLLAYTAKYASPFYGPFREAVGSSLQGDRRTYQQDAANRRESLRELELDIAEGADIVMVKPAMSYLDVLADVAAASPVPVAAYQISGEYSMITAAAQNGWIDRDAAIRESLLSIRRAGADIVLTYWATEAATWLQRGTW is encoded by the coding sequence ATGAGTTTTCCTCACGTCCGTCCCCGCAGGCTGCGCAGCACGCCCGCCGTCCGGCGGCTCGTCGCCGAGGTGTCGGTGGAGCCGCGGCAGCTGGTGCTGCCGATGTTCGTGCGCGACGGGATCGACGCGCCGCTGCCGATCTCGTCGATGCCGGGCGTCGTCCAGCACACGCTCGATTCGCTGCGCGCCGCCGCGGAGGAGGCCGTGCGCGAGGGTGTCGGCGGGATCATGCTGTTCGGCGTCCCCGACGACGCCGACAAGGACGCCGAGGGCAGCGCGTCGTGGAATCCCGACGGGGTGCTCAACCGCGGCCTGCGGGCCCTGCGGGACGACCTGGGCGACGCGACGGTCATCATGGCGGACACGTGCTTGGACGAGTTCACCTCGCACGGCCACTGCGGCGTGCTCGACGGTGCCGGGCGCGTCGATAACGACGCCACCCTGGAGCGGTACGCCCTCATGGGCGTCGCGCAGGCCGACGCGGGCGCGCACATGCTGGGACCGTCGGGGATGATGGACGGCCAGATCGGGGTGCTGCGCTCCGCGCTGGATTCCGCCGGCCACCAGGACGTCTCGCTGCTCGCCTACACCGCGAAGTACGCCTCGCCCTTCTACGGCCCGTTCCGTGAGGCCGTCGGCTCGTCGCTGCAGGGCGACCGCCGGACGTACCAGCAGGACGCCGCGAACCGGCGGGAGTCGCTGCGCGAGCTGGAGCTCGACATCGCGGAGGGCGCCGACATTGTGATGGTCAAGCCCGCCATGAGCTACCTCGACGTGCTGGCCGACGTGGCCGCTGCCTCGCCGGTCCCCGTTGCCGCGTACCAGATCTCGGGGGAGTACTCGATGATCACCGCCGCGGCGCAGAACGGCTGGATCGACCGCGACGCCGCGATCCGCGAGTCGCTGCTGTCGATCCGCCGCGCGGGTGCCGACATCGTGCTGACCTACTGGGCCACCGAGGCCGCCACCTGGCTGCAGAGGGGTACGTGGTGA
- a CDS encoding glutaredoxin family protein produces the protein MSVITLLTREGCGMCARAHDELTALVDELRAAERPVDYRQLDVDAPGNTEYRGEYGDMLPVVLLDGEQHSYWEADIPQLRADILG, from the coding sequence ATGTCCGTGATCACGCTGCTCACCAGGGAGGGGTGCGGGATGTGCGCCCGCGCCCACGACGAGCTCACCGCACTCGTCGACGAACTCCGCGCCGCCGAACGCCCCGTCGACTACCGGCAGCTCGACGTCGACGCGCCCGGCAACACCGAGTACCGCGGCGAGTACGGCGACATGCTGCCGGTCGTCCTGCTCGACGGGGAACAGCACAGCTACTGGGAAGCGGACATTCCGCAGCTCCGGGCGGATATCCTCGGGTGA